A window of Verrucomicrobiota bacterium genomic DNA:
CCCGGCCAGCAGCACCGCGTCGTGGAAAGCACGCAGATCGAATCGCACACCCAACTCGCGTTGGGCCAGGGCGCGCAGTTCTTTGATCTTCAGCTCACCGATCTTGTAAGCGAGGGCCTGCCCGGGCCAGGCGATGTAGCGGTCGATCTCGTTCGCGATGTCCAACTCGCTCTTGGGCGCGTGTTCCGTAAAGAAATCGATCGCTTGCTTTCGGCTCCAGCGTTTCGCATGGATTCCGGTATCGACCACCAATCGCACCGCCCTCCACATCTCGTAGGTGAGCTGGCCCATTTTATCATAGGGATCCTCGTAGAGCCCCAACTCGTCGCCGAGAGATTCGGCATAGAGCGCCCAGCCCTCGACAAAGACCGTGTAGCCGCCGTAACGGCGGAAATGGGGCAGATTCCCCTGTTCCATCGAAAGCGCGATTTGCAGGTGATGACCGGGAACGGCTTCATGCAAGGTCAACGCCATGATCTCATGACGAAATCGAGTCTCCGGACGATACAGATTCACGGAATAAAAACCCGGACGAGTTCCGTCCGCAGCCGGAGGCCGGTAATAAGCCGTGGTCGTGTGGGGAGCAATCCCGTCCGGAATCGGCTCCACCCCGTAAGGAATGCGCGGCAACGTGCGGAACACTCGATTCAACAGGGGATCGACCCGCTTGGCCGCGGCCTTGTACGCGGCCAGCAACTGGCCCGGACTGCGGTAGGCGAATTGAGGATCCGTGCGTAGATGCACGAAAAACTCCCGAAGAGAACCCCGGAACTGCACGCGATGACGGATCTTCTCCATTTCCTCCCGGACTCGGCTCACCTCGGAGAGTCCCAAGTCATGAATCTGGTCCGGGGTCAAACGGGTGGTCGTGAACTTTCGGGCCAGGAAGGCGTAGAGTTCCGCCCCGTCCGGCATCTGCCAGATCCCCTCTTTCTCGAAGCAAGCCGGCAGATATTCCTGTTGAAAGAACTGCTCCAAGCGCTGGTAGGCCGGGATGACGACCTCGCGAATGGCCATCACGGCCTCGCGCCGCGCTTTGGAGAGATCGAGATTCACCCCCGTCTCCTTCGCCACGGCATAGGGCTTGAGAAAGAGGCTTTCCTCAGGGTCATCCACGATTTGCTTGGCGATTTGAGGCACGATCCGTTCCGCGATGACACGGGCGTGGACACGACGCGTTCGAATCCCCTCGCGCATGAGGGCGATGGCCTGATCGACGCTTCGACCGACGCCACGCAAACGGGCATTCCAATCAAGATAATCACGGATGCTTTGGAAGCGAAGATCGTCCGCCAGCAGATGAGCGGTTTGATGACCTTCCCGTTGATTCATGGGAAGCAGGTACCAGCGCGCACCCAGCTCCTCGATCTCCAAGGCCATTTCGCGGCGAAACAAACCCCAATTCAGCTTATCCGCCGGACTGAGCTTGGACGGATCGATGCGGTCGAGTTTCTTCAGTGTCCATCGATAATGATTCGAACGCGCTCCAAATGCCTGAAGGCTCAAATCTTCCCACGCTCGATTCCATCTCCGATCCCCCAACGTCGAAGAGAAGGTGGGGTTCTGCCGCAGGCGGTAATCCCATTCGCGAGCCAAGAGCCGTCGCAAAGCAGCATCCTCGGAAGTGGACGGACGTTCGTCCGCGGCCATCCCATGATGCAGGGAGGCCAGAAGTCCGAAGCCCATCGCTAACCATGGCAAGAACCGGCGCCAGCGTTGGACGACCACGCTCAGAAGTCCGCTTGGTGGAGAATGCCTCACGGTCAGGCCTGCTCTTCTCGATCCAACCGCCTGGGACGGGCTCCGAAAATAGCCGTGCCGATTCGCACCATCGTCGCTCCTTCCTCGATGGCCACACCGAAATCACCGCTCATGCCCATGCTCAGTTCCGGAATCGGATAACCCAGGAGATCCTCGCAACGAGATCGGAGCTCGCGGAGCGATCGGAAAAAAGGACGCACCCGCTCCGAATCGGTGGACCAGGGCGCGATCGTCATGAGCCCGTGGATTTCCAGTCGCTTCAGCGCCGACACTCCCCGGATCTCTTCGACGAGCTGCGCCGGACGATAACCAAACTTGCTCCCTTCCCCCGCCACGTTGACTTCGAGAAGGATCTTGGCGGTCTTGGCCTGACGCTCGGCGAGACGATGGATCTCTTCCGCAAGCCGCAGGCTGTCCACGCTTTGAATGACGCTGAAGAAGCCCAACGCATCGCGAACCTTGTTGGTTTGGAGGTGTCCGATCATGTGCCAGGTGATGCGGCTCGAACAAAGCGGGATCTTGGCCCTGCCTTCCTGGACCTTGTTCTCGCCGAACAACGAGATTCCCGCTCGGAAAGCTTCCTCCACCGCCTGGGGCGGATGTCCCTTGCTCACCGCGATCAGCCGAACCCCAGCCGGGTCGCGCCCGGCTCGAAGACAGGCTTGATCCATGGCTTGCCGAACGCGGGCGATGTTGGCTTCAATGGACACGACGACCCAAACTAATTTCAAAAGAAGCCCGTTTCAATAGCTGCGAGGAAGAACAACGAACGCACCGCTCCGTTCCCGACCCGGAATCGAAAGCTTGCCCTAAGATCTTCGGAGCTGTTCCCAAGGGCCCGTGATGGCGAGGGTGAGGCCTGGAGTTTGGATGTTCACGAAAAGCGTGGTGCCGTCCGGCGAAAAACAAGCACCCGCCAACTCCCCCAGTGTTGTCTTGGCCAAGTGGTACGTCTTGCCTTCGGGAGTGACGCCCACCACGCACTGTGGACTCAAACCATCCTCGCAAATAATGAGGTCCCCCCAGGGTGCCACAGCCAGGTTATCCGCGTTCTCCACCAAATTGCCGTCATTCGGCTCAATGAAAAGTTCGAGTCGCGGCGGCTTCGTCGCTTCTCCGGGTTTGCCTTCCGCCGTACTGGGGAAGTACCGCCAGATTTGTCCCTTCTTCTTTCGGCCGCCGTTCGTACAGGCGAAGAAGATCGAATCCCTCCCATACCAGCAGCCTTCTCCACGGGCGAAGCGCGCCGCACCTTTTTCGAAATACCCGTGGTAACGAAGATCGTTATCCTCGGACTCGACATGGGCCACGTCCACCCATTCCACCTCCAACGTCTGGCGCGGCGCCCATTTGCGATCATGCCAGTTGCGCGTATCCATGCGGCTGGCATCGATCACCTTGAGGGCTTGCAAACGACCCTTCCCCGCCAACTGCCCCGGCTGTTCGGGGAGGAATCGATAAAACAAGCCGTCGCTGCAGTCCTCGGTCTGGTAAACCGCTCCGGAATTGGGATCAACCGCGATGGCTTCGTGACGGAAACGGCCCATCCCCCGAAGCGGGATCGGATCGGCTAGACCGATCTCGACCGAAGGCGCGACTTCGAAATTGTAGCCGTGCATTTGTTCCATTTCCTCATCCGGAGTCTGGCCGCCCTCGTTCGGACGGCTCACATCCTCCTCGCAGGTCACCCAGGTGCCCCAGGGTGTCACTCCTCCCGCGCAGTTGCGATAGGTGCCCGCCAGACTCAGAAAATGCTTCTCCAACGTCTGCGTTCGAGTGTCGAAGACCAAGGTCGTCGTGCCCCCCAGTCCGGGTTTCTTGCCTTTTCCCGCGTCATACATTTTGGCCCGCGGCACTTTTCTCATCAACCCCCGCTTGTTGCCGAAAGGGCTCCCTTCGGTGGCACCCGCCTCCATCTCGTGATTGCGGATCAGGATCGTCTTCCCGTTCGGGCCGGGAAATGCGCCCATGCCGTCATGCTTTCCCGGCACGAGCAGTCCATCATCCATTTTTTCTCCCGTCTCCGAGAAGACCACATAGTTGAACCCGGGCGGCAGATCCAGGGTGCCGTGAAAATCGGATTCCAGGGCCGGCTTCGCGGTTTCCGCGTGGGCGGAATCGAGAAAACTGCGCAGGCCCGTGAAGGCCAAGGCGACCAGACCGGACCGTTGAAAGAATTGACGCCTGCGCAGCGGGCTCGTCCGCGTTACGACTTTTTGATTCATGTTGAATGGAACTGGATTCATGACCGGCTTCAGCGGCCCATCTTGCTGGCGCCCACCCGGCAAGTGCTTGTCCAGTTTCCATTGGTGAAGTTCGAACTCAAGCACACATTGCGTGCGTTCGTCCGGGCCTCACCGGATTTTGCCGTCGAGAACCTGTTTCTTGCTTTTCACTCTCGCCAGGCGGTCGAACGACCTCGCTCATCGACCGCCGTGGTCAGCGCGCGTCAGCGTGGCGTTCCG
This region includes:
- a CDS encoding DUF885 domain-containing protein, giving the protein MAADERPSTSEDAALRRLLAREWDYRLRQNPTFSSTLGDRRWNRAWEDLSLQAFGARSNHYRWTLKKLDRIDPSKLSPADKLNWGLFRREMALEIEELGARWYLLPMNQREGHQTAHLLADDLRFQSIRDYLDWNARLRGVGRSVDQAIALMREGIRTRRVHARVIAERIVPQIAKQIVDDPEESLFLKPYAVAKETGVNLDLSKARREAVMAIREVVIPAYQRLEQFFQQEYLPACFEKEGIWQMPDGAELYAFLARKFTTTRLTPDQIHDLGLSEVSRVREEMEKIRHRVQFRGSLREFFVHLRTDPQFAYRSPGQLLAAYKAAAKRVDPLLNRVFRTLPRIPYGVEPIPDGIAPHTTTAYYRPPAADGTRPGFYSVNLYRPETRFRHEIMALTLHEAVPGHHLQIALSMEQGNLPHFRRYGGYTVFVEGWALYAESLGDELGLYEDPYDKMGQLTYEMWRAVRLVVDTGIHAKRWSRKQAIDFFTEHAPKSELDIANEIDRYIAWPGQALAYKIGELKIKELRALAQRELGVRFDLRAFHDAVLLAGALPLDLLETRVLEWIRTQ
- a CDS encoding YggS family pyridoxal phosphate-dependent enzyme: MSIEANIARVRQAMDQACLRAGRDPAGVRLIAVSKGHPPQAVEEAFRAGISLFGENKVQEGRAKIPLCSSRITWHMIGHLQTNKVRDALGFFSVIQSVDSLRLAEEIHRLAERQAKTAKILLEVNVAGEGSKFGYRPAQLVEEIRGVSALKRLEIHGLMTIAPWSTDSERVRPFFRSLRELRSRCEDLLGYPIPELSMGMSGDFGVAIEEGATMVRIGTAIFGARPRRLDREEQA
- a CDS encoding DUF839 domain-containing protein; protein product: MNQKVVTRTSPLRRRQFFQRSGLVALAFTGLRSFLDSAHAETAKPALESDFHGTLDLPPGFNYVVFSETGEKMDDGLLVPGKHDGMGAFPGPNGKTILIRNHEMEAGATEGSPFGNKRGLMRKVPRAKMYDAGKGKKPGLGGTTTLVFDTRTQTLEKHFLSLAGTYRNCAGGVTPWGTWVTCEEDVSRPNEGGQTPDEEMEQMHGYNFEVAPSVEIGLADPIPLRGMGRFRHEAIAVDPNSGAVYQTEDCSDGLFYRFLPEQPGQLAGKGRLQALKVIDASRMDTRNWHDRKWAPRQTLEVEWVDVAHVESEDNDLRYHGYFEKGAARFARGEGCWYGRDSIFFACTNGGRKKKGQIWRYFPSTAEGKPGEATKPPRLELFIEPNDGNLVENADNLAVAPWGDLIICEDGLSPQCVVGVTPEGKTYHLAKTTLGELAGACFSPDGTTLFVNIQTPGLTLAITGPWEQLRRS